The Osmerus eperlanus chromosome 7, fOsmEpe2.1, whole genome shotgun sequence genome includes a region encoding these proteins:
- the LOC134023756 gene encoding uncharacterized protein LOC134023756 encodes MNPISKALNILQGEVDVHMGWLVPTITLLTVKLDRLRTSSKFCQPLITALQEGIQRWFGDMLADPELIAAAILLPKFRTSWTSNEDLLKLGMDYIKRNMEEDPVPSPVSNSGSEEEDFFGLMKGNVQETTKQLDAYLANSATSMDTLKAVPTVANLPLKLNTPLPASAACERLFSTAGHIFSTKRGRIGSNVLENQLLLKLNKRFC; translated from the exons ATGAACCCAATCTCAAAGGCACTAAACATattgcagggagaggtggatgtTCACATGGGATGGCTGGTGCCCACTATAACCCTCCTAACTGTGAAGCTTGACCGCCTCAGAACATCATCCAAGTTCTGCCAGCCACTGATTACTGCCCTTCAAGAAGGAATACAGCGATGGTTTGGAGACATGCTTGCTGACCCTGAGCTCATTGCTGCAGCAATTTTACTTCCGAAGTTTCGGACATCGTGGACAAGCAATGAGGACTTGCTGAAGCTGG GCATGGACTACATCAAGAGAAACATGGAGGAGGATCCGGTCCCATCACCAGTTAGCAATTCCgggtcagaggaggaggacttCTTTGGCCTTATGAAGGGAAACGTCCAGGAAACCACGAAACAACTGGATGCCTACCTGGCAAACTCGGCTACCTCCATGGACACCCTAAAGGCAGTGCCCACAGTTGCCAATTTGCCCCTTAAACTGAACACGCCGTTGCCTGCCTCTGCGGCATGTGAACGGCTCTTTAGTACAGCAGGGCATATTTTTTCTACAAAAAGAGGCAGAATAGGGTCAAATGTTTTGGAAAATCAACTATTGTTGAAATTGAACAAAAGGTTCTGTTAA
- the elovl4a gene encoding elongation of very long chain fatty acids protein 4a: MEIVTHLINDTIEFYKWGLTIADKRVEKWPLMDSPLPTLAISSSYLLFLWLGPKYMRNREPFQLKKTLIAYNFSMVFFNFFICKELFMAAQAASYSYICQPVNYSDDPNEVRIAAALWWYFVSKGVEYLDTVFFILRKKFNQVSFLHVYHHCTMFTLWWIGIKWVAGGQSFFGAHMNAAIHVLMYLYYGLASCGPKIQKFLWWKKYLTIIQMIQFHVTIGHTALSLYMDCDFPHWMHYALICYAVTFIVLFGNFYYQTYRRVPRRDRDSSKAAKALANGTVNGVSKVANVAQMAGKVDEKLEKQENGRRKRKGRAKRD; this comes from the exons ATGGAGATTGTCACACATCTCATAAATGACACCATTGAATTCTACAAATGGGGCCTAACCATAGCAG ACAAACGAGTGGAAAAATGGCCGCTTATGGACTCTCCTCTGCCCACACTGGCAATCAGTTCATCCTATCTGCTCTTCCTATGGTTGGGGCCCAAATATATGAGGAACCGCGAGCCTTTCCAGCTCAAGAAGACCCTCATTGCCTACAACTTCAGCATGGTCTTCTTTAACTTCTTCATCTGTAAAGAG CTCTTCATGGCAGCACAGGCAGCCAGCTACAGTTACATCTGTCAGCCAGTAAACTACTCCGACGACCCCAACGAAGTCAGG ATAGCAGCGGCGCTGTGGTGGTACTTTGTGTCTAAGGGGGTGGAGTACCTGGACACAGTGTTCTTCATCCTCAGAAAGAAGTTCAACCAGGTCAGCTTCCTACATGTTTACCATCACTGCACCATGTTTACCCTCTGGTGGATTGGTATCAAGTGGGTTGCAGGAGGACAGT CATTCTTTGGGGCACACATGAATGCCGCAATCCATGTGCTGATGTACCTGTATTACGGTCTTGCCTCGTGTGGGCCGAAGATCCAGAAGTTTCTGTGGTGGAAGAAGTACCTCACCATTATCCAGATG ATCCAATTCCACGTAACTATTGGACACACGGCCCTGTCTCTCTACATGGACTGTGACTTCCCCCACTGGATGCATTACGCCCTCATCTGCTATGCCGTCACCTTTATCGTCCTCTTTGGAAACTTCTACTACCAGACCTACCGTCGTGTGCCTCGTCGCGACCGTGACAGCTCCAAAGCTGCCAAGGCCCTTGCTAATGGGACCGTTAACGGGGTGAGCAAGGTGGCCAATGTAGCGCAAATGGCAGGCAAGGTGGATGAGAAGCTGGAGAAACAAGAGaacgggaggaggaagaggaaagggagggccAAGCGTGactag